From the genome of Thermodesulfovibrionales bacterium:
CTTTTTATACCGGCTACCCTGACACCCCTACCCAGAAATCCTCCATCTGTGAAAACAGGACTGGATGTCTCAAGGATGATCTCCTGTCTGTTAAAACCGGGAGTGTTTAAATTTGCTATATTATGACCTGTAACATAAAGGCCGAGCTGACTGGAAAAGAGCGCTGATTTTCCTATGTCAAACAATCCGAAGATAGACATCCTACGCCTCCCTGCTAAAGTCCCTCTCTACTCTCACACCAAAGGAATCAAGTAGGGATGAAGCACCTCTTATATAGTTTAGGGTGCGTTCAATCAGAACTCTGTTAAAATCATTCAGTTCAGATATGGCCTGCGTGAGGGAGAGCAGTCCTGACCTTAATCTCAAAAATTCCTCATCACCTGTAATTTCATAAAGCTTTCTAAGGTTCAATTCCTTTTCTGTTTTGATCTTCTCTTTAAGCCTTCTCAGTAGCCTTATCCTTTCTTCCTCAAGAAGTCTCAGTCTCATCACCATGAGGTCTTTC
Proteins encoded in this window:
- a CDS encoding flagellar protein FlgN, whose product is MSELELIKDILRQQVLGYHALKEILQKERICLTDLRSSEIEGLAKEKDLMVMRLRLLEEERIRLLRRLKEKIKTEKELNLRKLYEITGDEEFLRLRSGLLSLTQAISELNDFNRVLIERTLNYIRGASSLLDSFGVRVERDFSREA